A stretch of the Bradyrhizobium sp. CCBAU 53351 genome encodes the following:
- a CDS encoding DUF1428 domain-containing protein has protein sequence MPYVDGFVLAVPKDKIEAYKTLTATTCALWMEHGALDYVECIGDDVPYGELTSFPRAVMAKEDEVVVFSWIVYRDRETRDAVNKKVMADPRLKMEGMPFDGKRMIYGGFTTLMQASDVVG, from the coding sequence ATGCCCTATGTCGATGGTTTCGTTCTGGCCGTGCCGAAGGACAAGATCGAGGCTTACAAGACGCTGACGGCGACCACCTGCGCGCTCTGGATGGAGCACGGTGCACTCGATTACGTCGAATGCATCGGTGACGACGTCCCCTATGGCGAGCTGACCTCGTTCCCGCGTGCGGTGATGGCGAAAGAAGACGAAGTCGTGGTGTTCTCCTGGATCGTCTACCGCGACCGGGAGACCCGCGACGCCGTCAACAAGAAGGTAATGGCGGACCCGCGGCTGAAGATGGAGGGCATGCCGTTCGACGGCAAGCGCATGATCTATGGCGGCTTCACGACGCTCATGCAGGCGAGCGACGTCGTCGGCTGA
- the pdxA gene encoding 4-hydroxythreonine-4-phosphate dehydrogenase PdxA, giving the protein MTSRHLAITMGDPAGIGPEIIVKACVGLKDRIATGDLRLLIIGSGAALDGAKAALGANVAIPQVSAEDREWPNLCYLQADAEGDPIKPGVLSADGGRFAYKAIEQGVRLTQAGRTGAIVTAPLNKEALNKAGYHFPGHTEMLAHLTGVRGSVMLLAHGNMRVSHVSTHVALEDVPKRLTPERLRMVIDLTNDALLRLGIAKPKIAIAALNPHAGEGGLFGRQDIDVSAPTIAKAVADGLDVVGPVPGDTIFVKLRAGQYDAAVAMYHDQGHIPVKLLGFQVDPATGRWQELSGVNITLGLPIIRTSVDHGTAFDIAGKGIANEHSLIEAIDYAERLSAGASASKS; this is encoded by the coding sequence ATGACCTCTCGTCATCTTGCCATCACCATGGGCGACCCGGCCGGGATCGGCCCGGAGATCATCGTCAAGGCCTGCGTCGGGCTGAAGGACCGGATCGCGACCGGCGATCTGCGCCTGCTGATCATCGGCAGCGGCGCGGCGCTCGATGGTGCGAAGGCGGCTCTCGGGGCCAATGTTGCGATCCCCCAAGTCTCCGCGGAGGATCGTGAGTGGCCGAACCTCTGCTACCTGCAGGCGGATGCTGAGGGAGACCCGATCAAGCCCGGCGTGCTCAGCGCCGATGGCGGCCGCTTTGCCTACAAGGCGATCGAGCAAGGCGTGCGTTTGACGCAGGCGGGACGGACCGGGGCCATCGTCACCGCGCCGCTCAACAAGGAAGCGCTCAACAAGGCCGGCTATCATTTTCCCGGTCATACCGAGATGCTGGCGCATCTCACCGGCGTGCGCGGCTCGGTGATGCTGCTCGCCCACGGCAACATGCGTGTCAGCCACGTCTCGACCCATGTGGCGCTGGAGGACGTGCCGAAGCGTCTGACGCCGGAGCGCCTGCGCATGGTGATCGACCTCACCAATGATGCCTTGCTGCGGCTCGGCATCGCCAAGCCGAAGATCGCGATCGCCGCGCTCAATCCACATGCCGGCGAGGGCGGCCTGTTCGGCCGGCAGGATATCGACGTCTCCGCGCCGACGATCGCGAAAGCGGTTGCGGATGGTCTCGACGTCGTCGGCCCCGTGCCCGGCGACACCATCTTCGTCAAGCTGCGCGCCGGCCAGTACGATGCGGCGGTCGCGATGTATCACGACCAGGGCCATATCCCGGTCAAGCTGCTCGGCTTCCAGGTCGATCCCGCGACCGGCCGCTGGCAGGAGCTCTCGGGCGTCAACATCACGCTGGGGCTGCCGATCATCCGCACATCCGTCGATCACGGCACCGCCTTCGACATCGCCGGCAAGGGCATCGCCAATGAGCACAGCCTGATCGAGGCCATCGACTATGCCGAACGGCTGTCCGCCGGCGCCTCCGCATCCAAATCATGA
- a CDS encoding iron-containing alcohol dehydrogenase: MTNAFTPIEIQRPTILEFGNGTITAAARFAARIGAKRPLVISDPFNARRVDTLALPGAVKVFGDVKPEPDLPNLEKAVAMAKDVKPDLVVGFGGGSAMDLAKLVAVMCTSDVPFADIVGPEKVAGRSVALMQIPTTSGTGSEAGTRALVTDPVSQNKQAVQSRFMLADIAIVDPDLTMTVPKDVTAATGVDALAHCVEAYTSRKAHPTIDLYALEGARLVGRYLKRAVADGGDREARAGLSLASLYGGYCLGPVNTTAGHAVAYPLGTRHHVAHGLACAVIFPHTLAFNMPAVEAKTVAVLGALGLQERNDPKLAFDATYGFCKELGIEMRLAALGVPRNDLGVMADEAHAIRRLLDNNPRDLGRDSILSMYEAAF, translated from the coding sequence ATGACCAACGCCTTCACGCCCATCGAAATCCAGCGCCCCACCATCCTGGAGTTCGGCAACGGCACCATCACCGCCGCGGCGCGCTTCGCCGCGCGGATCGGCGCCAAGCGGCCGCTGGTGATCTCCGATCCGTTCAACGCACGCCGCGTCGACACGTTGGCGCTGCCGGGCGCCGTCAAGGTGTTCGGCGACGTCAAGCCCGAGCCGGACCTGCCCAATCTCGAGAAGGCGGTGGCAATGGCGAAGGACGTCAAGCCCGATCTCGTCGTCGGTTTCGGTGGCGGCAGCGCGATGGATCTCGCCAAGCTGGTTGCGGTGATGTGCACGAGTGACGTGCCTTTCGCCGACATCGTCGGGCCGGAAAAGGTGGCCGGCCGCAGCGTGGCCCTGATGCAGATCCCGACGACGTCGGGCACCGGCAGCGAGGCTGGCACGCGCGCGCTCGTCACCGATCCCGTCAGCCAGAACAAGCAGGCGGTGCAGAGCCGCTTCATGCTGGCCGACATCGCCATCGTCGATCCGGACCTGACGATGACCGTGCCGAAGGACGTCACCGCGGCGACCGGCGTCGATGCGCTGGCGCATTGCGTCGAGGCCTATACCAGCCGCAAGGCGCATCCGACGATCGATCTCTACGCGCTCGAGGGCGCGCGGCTGGTCGGACGCTATCTCAAGCGCGCGGTGGCCGATGGCGGTGATCGCGAGGCGCGCGCGGGTCTGTCGCTGGCCTCGCTCTATGGCGGCTATTGCCTCGGGCCGGTGAACACGACCGCCGGTCATGCGGTGGCCTATCCGCTCGGCACGCGTCACCACGTGGCGCATGGGCTGGCCTGTGCGGTGATCTTCCCGCACACGCTCGCCTTCAACATGCCGGCGGTGGAGGCGAAGACGGTCGCGGTGCTGGGCGCACTGGGCTTGCAGGAACGCAACGATCCGAAGCTCGCATTCGACGCGACCTATGGGTTCTGCAAGGAGCTCGGCATCGAGATGCGGCTCGCCGCGCTCGGCGTGCCCAGAAACGATCTCGGCGTGATGGCCGACGAGGCGCACGCCATTCGCCGCCTGCTCGACAACAATCCGCGCGACCTCGGCCGGGACTCGATCCTGAGCATGTACGAGGCCGCGTTCTAG
- a CDS encoding invasion associated locus B family protein, giving the protein MLMQSRLVALAAFILLSLGAAHAQQGAKKNAAPAPAVHPSPASTQAQADGAPGQPGWIVRCTSASRDAPLECAMEQNAVLTKTGQTVVLINIRIAPDTRTPVALLQLPLGLNLPVGAKLQVDEGKTFDLQIQTCENRGCYASTPVAADLLAALRSGKQLKVSFQNMAKETIAIPMPLGDFAAAYDKIK; this is encoded by the coding sequence ATGCTCATGCAATCCAGACTTGTCGCCCTCGCCGCATTTATCCTGTTGTCCTTGGGCGCCGCGCATGCCCAGCAGGGCGCGAAGAAGAACGCAGCACCTGCCCCGGCCGTACACCCCTCGCCCGCGTCGACACAAGCACAGGCTGACGGTGCGCCCGGGCAGCCCGGCTGGATCGTCCGCTGCACCAGCGCCAGCCGCGATGCGCCGCTCGAATGCGCGATGGAGCAGAACGCGGTGCTGACCAAGACCGGCCAGACCGTCGTCCTGATCAACATCCGCATCGCGCCCGACACCCGCACGCCGGTTGCGCTGCTGCAATTGCCGCTCGGCCTCAACCTTCCCGTCGGCGCCAAGCTTCAGGTCGATGAAGGCAAGACGTTCGACCTGCAGATCCAAACCTGCGAGAATCGCGGCTGCTACGCCTCGACGCCGGTCGCGGCGGACCTCCTCGCCGCCTTGCGGTCGGGCAAGCAGTTGAAGGTCTCGTTCCAGAACATGGCCAAGGAGACGATCGCGATCCCGATGCCGCTGGGCGATTTTGCGGCCGCCTACGACAAGATCAAGTAA
- a CDS encoding tripartite tricarboxylate transporter substrate binding protein, with amino-acid sequence MRSMWAALASVMLLATSPAKAQDAYPSKQVTVIVPFAAGGTADIFARMVSNHLQVKFGKPFVVENVGGAGSILGVTRLAKSAPDGITLGVASTSALAINPSLYGPKLSYQPDKDLMPVAQISVVPNVLVVNPNKIKARTVPELISYLKANPDKVSFGSAGVGTSQHLAGELFQQMTGTKMVHVPYKGSSQMLTDLLSGQIDLAFDNVPLLLPQVKTGQLALLATATPKRADFDPQAPAVAEFLPGFEAVAWHGFFVPAGTPKPIVEKLSAEIRAFMQQPETVQKLAELGATAVAVDSEPFAAYIAAETARWKKVIEAANIKLD; translated from the coding sequence ATGAGATCGATGTGGGCTGCTCTTGCCTCAGTCATGCTGCTGGCGACGTCACCGGCGAAGGCGCAGGATGCCTATCCGTCCAAGCAGGTGACGGTGATCGTTCCCTTTGCCGCCGGCGGCACAGCGGACATTTTCGCGCGCATGGTCTCCAACCATTTGCAGGTGAAGTTCGGCAAGCCCTTCGTGGTCGAGAATGTCGGCGGTGCCGGCTCGATCCTCGGCGTGACGCGGCTCGCGAAATCCGCGCCTGACGGCATCACGCTCGGCGTTGCCAGCACGTCCGCGCTTGCGATCAACCCGTCGCTCTACGGGCCGAAGCTCAGCTACCAGCCGGACAAGGACCTGATGCCGGTCGCTCAGATTAGCGTCGTGCCCAACGTGCTCGTCGTTAACCCCAACAAGATCAAGGCGCGCACCGTGCCCGAGCTGATCTCCTATCTGAAGGCGAATCCGGACAAGGTCTCGTTCGGCTCGGCCGGTGTCGGCACCTCGCAGCATCTTGCCGGCGAGCTGTTCCAGCAGATGACCGGCACTAAGATGGTGCACGTGCCCTACAAGGGCTCGAGCCAGATGCTGACGGATCTGCTGAGCGGACAGATCGATCTCGCGTTCGACAACGTGCCGCTGCTGCTGCCGCAGGTGAAGACCGGCCAGCTCGCGCTGCTCGCGACCGCAACGCCCAAGCGCGCAGACTTTGATCCGCAGGCGCCGGCCGTCGCCGAGTTCCTGCCCGGCTTCGAGGCCGTGGCCTGGCACGGCTTCTTCGTTCCTGCCGGGACGCCGAAGCCGATCGTCGAAAAGCTCTCAGCCGAGATCCGTGCCTTCATGCAGCAGCCGGAGACGGTGCAGAAATTGGCCGAGCTCGGCGCCACCGCGGTCGCCGTGGATTCCGAACCGTTCGCGGCCTACATCGCCGCCGAGACGGCGCGCTGGAAGAAGGTGATCGAGGCCGCGAACATCAAGCTGGACTAA
- a CDS encoding TetR/AcrR family transcriptional regulator: MRPRSDQHELPDFDLPGVAPSRQKRSRETTLALLHAGAAMLRTRSLGELSIEALCTEVGATVGAFYSRFESKESYFNALMALATRDAEQRLGDIRPPFPGMGLDELCHVVVSGVIVWMRSHKGVLRAALQHDDTRPDQWTPFKALARATTTRATPLLLPAMGKGRKAAKTRAIAFGFQIVLGTLVNAILNDPGPLSLSSKEMETRLADCLLLLLQAECGRAAPR; the protein is encoded by the coding sequence ATGCGCCCACGGTCAGACCAGCATGAGCTTCCCGATTTTGACCTGCCGGGGGTGGCTCCGTCGCGGCAGAAGCGCAGCCGGGAAACGACGCTGGCTCTGCTGCACGCCGGCGCCGCGATGCTGAGGACGCGCAGCCTTGGAGAGCTCTCGATCGAGGCGCTGTGCACCGAAGTCGGAGCCACCGTCGGCGCCTTTTACAGCCGTTTCGAAAGCAAGGAGAGCTATTTCAACGCGCTGATGGCACTGGCCACACGCGACGCGGAGCAGCGGCTCGGCGACATCCGTCCGCCCTTCCCCGGCATGGGCCTCGACGAGCTCTGCCATGTCGTCGTCAGCGGCGTCATCGTCTGGATGCGCAGCCACAAGGGCGTGCTGCGCGCCGCACTTCAGCACGACGACACTCGTCCGGACCAATGGACGCCGTTCAAAGCCCTCGCCCGGGCGACCACCACGCGCGCGACCCCGCTCCTGCTGCCGGCCATGGGCAAGGGCCGCAAGGCGGCAAAGACCCGCGCCATCGCCTTCGGCTTCCAGATCGTGCTGGGCACGCTGGTGAACGCGATCCTCAACGATCCCGGACCGCTGTCGCTCTCGTCGAAGGAGATGGAGACGCGGCTCGCCGACTGCCTGTTGCTGCTGCTCCAGGCCGAATGCGGCCGCGCGGCCCCGAGATAG
- a CDS encoding arylsulfatase: MSAGSGTPFRGSVGKTVAESKPWWPDAVKPPAGAPNILVVLFDDVGFSDFGCYGSVIKTPTIDRLAAEGLRYSGFHTTAMCSTTRAALLTGRNHHSVGVGCLANFDSGYPGYRGKIAREAGTLAEMLRGHGYRNYMVGKWHVTPLTESGATGPFDGWPLGRGFDRFYGFLDAETDQYAPELVSDNTHVDPPGSYADGYHLTEDLIDQSIRFIGDHLADRPDVPWLTWVALGACHAPHQAPAEIIRSYDAAFAHGWDVEREQRLARQKAMGLVPAATKMPARNDGVKAWEEHSADERRVFTRLQAAFAGMLDHSDRHLARLVAFLDTAGIRDNTVIIVMSDNGASQEGGPLGFVNAMGPFNFKPEPIAEKLARIDDIGGPDTHSNFPHGWAMASNTPLRRYKQNTHGGGIRDPFVINWPKRIVAKGELRHQFVHACDLTPTLLDLIGIDAPADIAGCRQMPLEGESFARSIADASAPSKSSPQYFEMFGHRGLWHAGWKAVAFHPSGTPFENDKWELFHLDADFSETNDLATTEPERLGRMIAMWWDEAEKHNVLPLDDRFGPRFAENAKRFHGARHHFVFHAGMGHVPTDVAPDVRSRSYTIEAHVETDEQGADGVLISHGDATSGYSLYVSDGHLVHDLNIGGSHQIVRSDRKVPSGARRLGVHVERLVRKEPPAKGARTGVSAYTLLIDGEPAGSLQTQLGFHTLISWSGLDIGRDRGSPVSHYAAPFAYGGKLLRVTVTMHDDQKLDGEAVGNAQMARQ; this comes from the coding sequence ATGAGCGCAGGCAGCGGTACGCCGTTCCGCGGCAGCGTCGGCAAGACGGTTGCGGAGTCAAAACCCTGGTGGCCGGACGCCGTGAAGCCGCCCGCGGGCGCGCCGAACATCCTCGTCGTGCTGTTCGACGACGTCGGCTTCTCCGATTTCGGCTGCTACGGTTCGGTGATCAAAACGCCGACCATCGACAGGCTCGCCGCGGAAGGCCTGCGCTACAGCGGTTTCCACACCACCGCAATGTGCTCGACGACGCGCGCCGCGCTGCTCACCGGGCGCAACCATCATTCGGTCGGGGTCGGGTGCCTCGCCAATTTCGATTCCGGCTATCCCGGCTATCGCGGTAAGATCGCGCGCGAGGCGGGGACACTGGCCGAGATGCTGCGCGGGCACGGCTATCGCAACTACATGGTCGGCAAATGGCACGTCACGCCGCTGACCGAGAGCGGGGCCACCGGCCCGTTCGACGGCTGGCCGCTCGGGCGCGGCTTCGATCGCTTCTACGGCTTCCTCGATGCCGAGACTGACCAGTACGCGCCGGAGCTCGTCTCCGACAACACGCATGTCGATCCGCCGGGCAGCTACGCCGACGGCTATCATCTGACCGAAGACCTGATCGACCAGTCGATCCGCTTCATCGGCGATCACCTCGCCGATCGGCCTGATGTGCCCTGGCTGACCTGGGTCGCGCTCGGGGCCTGCCACGCGCCGCATCAGGCGCCGGCCGAGATCATCAGGAGCTATGACGCCGCCTTCGCCCATGGCTGGGACGTCGAGCGCGAGCAGCGTCTCGCGCGCCAGAAGGCGATGGGCCTGGTGCCCGCGGCTACGAAGATGCCCGCGCGCAATGACGGCGTGAAGGCCTGGGAGGAGCATTCGGCCGACGAGCGGCGCGTCTTCACCAGGCTGCAGGCGGCCTTCGCCGGCATGCTCGACCATTCCGACCGCCATCTGGCGCGGCTGGTCGCATTCCTCGACACGGCCGGCATCCGCGACAACACCGTGATCATCGTGATGTCCGACAATGGCGCGAGCCAGGAGGGCGGGCCGCTCGGCTTCGTCAATGCGATGGGGCCGTTCAACTTCAAGCCGGAGCCGATCGCCGAAAAGCTCGCCCGCATCGACGATATCGGCGGGCCCGACACCCATAGCAACTTCCCGCATGGCTGGGCGATGGCGTCCAACACGCCGTTGCGCCGTTACAAGCAGAACACCCATGGCGGCGGCATCCGCGATCCCTTCGTCATCAACTGGCCGAAGAGGATTGTGGCCAAAGGCGAGCTGCGTCACCAGTTCGTCCACGCCTGCGACCTCACGCCGACGCTGCTGGATCTGATCGGCATCGACGCTCCCGCGGATATCGCGGGCTGCCGGCAGATGCCGCTCGAAGGCGAGAGCTTTGCGCGGTCGATCGCGGATGCATCCGCGCCGTCGAAGAGCTCGCCGCAATATTTCGAGATGTTCGGCCATCGCGGTCTCTGGCACGCCGGGTGGAAGGCGGTCGCCTTTCATCCGTCGGGCACGCCGTTCGAGAACGACAAATGGGAGCTGTTCCATCTGGATGCGGATTTCTCCGAGACCAACGACCTTGCGACAACCGAGCCGGAGCGTCTCGGCCGGATGATCGCGATGTGGTGGGACGAGGCCGAGAAGCACAACGTGCTGCCGCTCGACGATCGCTTCGGGCCGCGCTTTGCGGAGAATGCCAAGCGTTTCCACGGTGCGCGCCACCACTTCGTCTTTCACGCCGGCATGGGCCACGTGCCGACCGACGTCGCGCCCGATGTGCGCAGCCGCAGCTACACGATCGAGGCGCATGTCGAGACCGACGAGCAGGGCGCTGACGGCGTGCTGATCTCGCACGGCGATGCGACGTCGGGCTACAGCCTCTATGTCAGCGACGGCCATCTCGTGCACGATCTCAACATCGGCGGCAGCCACCAGATCGTGCGGTCGGACCGCAAGGTACCGTCAGGCGCGCGGCGGCTCGGCGTGCATGTCGAGCGTCTGGTGCGCAAGGAGCCGCCGGCGAAGGGCGCGCGCACCGGCGTCAGCGCGTACACGCTGCTGATCGACGGCGAGCCGGCGGGGTCGCTGCAGACCCAGCTCGGCTTCCACACGCTGATCTCGTGGTCAGGCCTCGACATCGGCCGCGACCGCGGCAGCCCGGTCTCGCATTACGCGGCGCCGTTCGCGTACGGGGGAAAGCTGCTGCGCGTCACTGTCACCATGCATGACGACCAGAAGCTCGACGGCGAAGCCGTCGGCAACGCGCAGATGGCGCGGCAGTGA
- a CDS encoding four-carbon acid sugar kinase family protein, with translation MTSVRLLADDLTGALDTAAEFVGLCGPFDVIWSETFAPRGSGSLAIDSGTRERSKAESVGIVGRLAPYLQGGTIAYKKVDSLLRGAWAAELGACLRTGHWASCVVAPAFDYQGRRTVGGQHFARTVHGDWHRVGDNLLDQLRQDGIDARPGTPDTLSQGGVQVFDAESDLDLDRVVDMARRMPGPVLWCGSGGLAGALARSHRADAPSQLKSPVLGLFGSDQAATAAQLAACGEATIAVTEGEGGAGVRRKLADEGVALVKFSLADGLSRVEAAQRIAREMAALTAALEPPGTLIVAGGETLRAACVALGAHALEVTGRVVPGLPRSILQGGRWAGVEIISKSGAFGPSELWRDLLRDNHLLRMESPT, from the coding sequence ATGACCAGCGTCCGCCTGCTCGCCGACGATCTCACCGGCGCGCTCGACACCGCGGCGGAGTTCGTCGGCCTGTGCGGGCCGTTCGACGTTATCTGGTCGGAAACATTTGCGCCGCGGGGCTCCGGCAGCCTGGCAATCGACAGCGGCACCCGTGAGCGGTCGAAGGCGGAGAGCGTCGGAATCGTCGGCCGACTGGCGCCGTACCTCCAGGGCGGGACGATCGCCTACAAGAAGGTCGACAGCCTTCTTCGGGGCGCGTGGGCGGCCGAGCTTGGCGCCTGCCTGCGCACTGGCCATTGGGCCTCCTGCGTGGTCGCGCCCGCCTTCGACTATCAGGGGCGCCGCACCGTCGGCGGCCAGCACTTCGCGCGCACCGTGCATGGCGATTGGCATCGGGTCGGCGACAATCTGCTGGATCAATTGAGGCAAGACGGCATCGATGCACGGCCGGGCACACCCGACACGCTCTCGCAAGGCGGCGTTCAGGTGTTCGATGCCGAGAGCGACCTCGACCTCGATCGCGTCGTCGACATGGCGCGCCGCATGCCGGGGCCCGTGCTGTGGTGCGGCAGCGGCGGCCTGGCGGGTGCGCTGGCCCGCAGCCATCGTGCCGATGCGCCGAGCCAATTGAAGTCGCCGGTGCTGGGGCTGTTCGGCTCCGACCAGGCTGCCACCGCAGCCCAACTCGCGGCATGTGGCGAAGCCACCATCGCGGTGACGGAGGGCGAGGGTGGCGCGGGCGTGCGACGCAAGCTGGCCGACGAGGGCGTGGCGCTGGTCAAGTTCTCGCTTGCCGACGGTCTGTCGCGCGTCGAGGCGGCGCAGCGGATCGCGCGCGAAATGGCAGCACTGACTGCGGCACTCGAACCGCCGGGCACGCTGATCGTTGCCGGTGGAGAAACCCTGAGAGCCGCATGCGTCGCCCTCGGCGCGCATGCGCTCGAGGTGACAGGGCGAGTTGTTCCGGGACTGCCGCGCTCGATCCTGCAGGGCGGCCGCTGGGCCGGCGTCGAAATCATCTCGAAATCCGGTGCATTCGGTCCCAGCGAGCTGTGGCGAGATCTGCTGCGGGACAATCATCTACTCAGAATGGAGAGTCCGACATGA